In the genome of Pelmatolapia mariae isolate MD_Pm_ZW linkage group LG4, Pm_UMD_F_2, whole genome shotgun sequence, the window ATTGTTGATGGAAAGTAGTTACTAGCTTGATAAAATAAGTCGCACCTCATCTCACAAATCTGCCATGTCCTgaagagttttttctttcttgctgtTGTGTACTAGACTGCTTATTGTTTGTGCTGCTTATATACAGTTTTTCAAGCACTCTTACAAGTGCTTTTCGAAAAAATTCAATATAGGCACTTCATGGTCCGGCAAGCACAGACAAACTGTTTGATGCATCTGGACTCTTGCCCAAGGTTTCTTCCTCATGACTGGATGAGCCCGGGATTCCTGAACCGCAGCCACTTATTTGTTACCATGTTGCCATTCAGACTCAGATTATATTTCAATAAAAGGGAGAGCTtataaaatggaaaaagaaagcAGAGGTGGTGCAAAGAGAGTTATTAGACAGTAAATGCTTCCTTTAAAATTTATAGTGAAGGTTTGTGGAATGGTGGACCACTTCTTCAGTCCCTTTGTTCCTAAAAAGTAAAAGTGTAGAGTATTATAGACTTTCCTAAATACATGCTAGAAACCAAAAATCTACAGTTAATCCTAGGTTGTGTGCTAATTTAGcctctttaaatatatttgttttaagtAGGAGGGATTATGTGCCTTCAGATGTCTGCCCTTGAAATTGTGCAGAATGTGTAAATCATCTATGGTGCTGGGTGGGTTCGAGATCTGTGTGCAGCACTCATGTTAAAGCATTGTCATGGAAACATTGTTCATTTCTCCCAGGTTTCAGGCTTAGAGAGTCACACCCCATCTAAAAGTAGTCACACCACAGCACATTTTATGCAATTATTTACCCGGCCACTACAAACTGCTTCTCTTTAACAAATAGCTAAGTCATAATAAAAGTTTATAGCAGTCTATAAAGTAGTCTGCCTTGGATAACATTTGGTTTTATTGCTAAACTGACTAAGATTCTTCTTGAACAGCTGAAAATGAGAGACTACACTTATACAAAGTAAGTATTTGGCACTTTGCATTAGGAGGTTGCAAAAACTTTGTGAAtaagtttattatttttttgtatatgtaCAGAAGATTTGCAAGAGGTACAGCTACACTGATATTGTGCAAACCTTAGATAAGCAGCTCGAAAATGGTTTAAATGCTTATTTATTTAGCTGCACATTTCCTCTCTGTGTACAATAGTTTTGATAAAGTTTATCTAAAAAATGAGCAAGCGTTAGTCCGTCCTGAATACTTTCACTTTACCATAACAAGTTACTAATTAACAGTCTAACCTCCTAAAAAGAACAGCCTTGGTGTTATTCTTGTCGTGTCTATACAAAGTTAAGCATTTTGAAATATATCAGTTGAttaataaaaaatcattttcagaGCATCTGTAGTGTAATGGTGTAATAGCATAAAGCACTAACCATCTAAAAGTGTTttcagtactttttttttttttttgcagtactcacaaacagtgagagagagagagagagagagagagagaattcaGGCGTTTCCACCCATCCTGCCAACGGTTCACTTCCTGTCTTGCTATCGTTTAGATCCAGCAACAGACATCTTAATGCAACATGGCTGTTTTACTGCAGCAGCTACTGAAAATCAGACACAAAggtaagaaaaaataaacatattttgaaCAGCGAGTAGTTCGGTCAAATATCTTACAGAGAGAATAAATTTTTCTAATTAAACTGAAATATCTATGATAAATTCTGCATTAggtgaaaagggaaaagaaagtCTGGCTGTGCTCAAGACAGTAGCAATAAAACAGAACTTCTATGTAATAATACTCATATTTAGATGCAAATGACAGACTCACTGAGCTGACAGTGAAGAAATAACATCATGGGGAGCCTATGGTCTGCACATTGCTGtgcaaaaaaggaagaaaacagtTGTGAGCAAGACAACATTTCCACTGCTGAGAAGAGTGAGGAAAGTTCACTCCTCCCTGTTGGACAGCAGAGGGGGGGAAACACAGTGAATGAAACATGGGAGGAGCCttcatgcacacatgcacaagaAATTTCAGGGAAAAATGACTGCAGTGAGAACAACAATGATACTGCTGAACTCAGTGCCCTCAGGTGAGACCTTTATTATCttcttataaataaatatacaatcaGTATTTCTAAGGTAAAAGATGAAATAAATTACTAAGGTTTATTATAAACCATGTATCGCTAAAGCAGTTTTGCCTTTTTCTAGTCCTTGTCTGTCTGCTTCAGCAGTAACAGAAAAGAAAGGTAAgttaataattataattttatGATTAACTCTGATCATAAAATGCACATGCTTTCATTCTTTAGCTTCTAAAGTCCTAAACAACAtgtcttaatttttttaacctttttataGATGCAGACTTGGTGGACAAGAACCGCTCTAAGCTCATTCAAAGCGTCACTTTGGTGATGCCTATATCTGATGAATTGAGACAGCGGGGTATGATCCATCCAGAGATATACAACAAAATCAAAGCTGCTGGGACGAGCCAGGATCAGATGAGGGAGCTCTACAATTCACTGACTACTCCAGAAGTCAAATCTGCCTTCTACGGAATCCTCAAAGAAATTGAGCCACAGGCATGTGAAAGTATGTGATGTCTTTATTTAAAGCATATATTTCAGTTGCTTGGTAACTATGTGTACAGTGCATAGGGAAAGAGTTTACAGCGTTtgacattttgtcatgttacagtcTTATGCCAAAAtggattaaattcatttttcaccttaaaaaacaatattttttttccaattttctaATACATTCATATGAACGTGAACCAAACAGTTTTCACTTTGTTATTTATCCTTCTCTGCgtagaaagcaaaaaaaaaaaagtatctatTTTGGAATAGGACGAAATGTGAAACACGTGAACTACTGTTAATACTTTCCAGGTGCACTGTACAATTATTAAATACAATTAATATAATGTcacaaatttgtgtaaagtgcaaataaatacaaaatgcaatggTTTTTAAATCTCATATCCATATTTTATCTAGACAATAGAAGACAATAGAAAACACATGCTTTCTTTTGAAATCAGTGGTTTTCCTCTTTACCTACAGCAGAAGATGTCATCAAGGAGGTCatcaaaaagaacaaagaatatCTGAGGCAGAAGTGTCAGTGGGAGTTGGAAGGCACTGGAAAGTCTCGTAAGGATGAAAAATCATTGGATAAAATTTACACAGAGCTTCACGTTATACAAGGAGAGAGTGAACATGTCAATAAACAACATGAGATCTGGGAGATTGAAGATAAAGCGAGAAATCAAACTTTTGAGGGTACAAAAATCGACTCTAATGACATCTTTAAACATGAGAAAGATGACAAAGAAGTGAAAGCAATTCAGACTGTGATGACAAAGGGGATCGCTGGCATTGGAAAAACTGTCTCTGTGAAGAAGTTCATCCTTGACTGGGCAGATGGAAAAGCCAATCAGGACTTGGACTTCATCTTTATGTTTCCATTCAGGGAGCTAAATCTGGTCCAAGATGATCAGATTAGCTTTGAGAATCTTGTGAAAACATTCCATCCAGAACTTAAAACCATAGCAGTTGCGAGAGCTTTGGCTGAACGTAAagttttgttcatctttgatggtcttgATGAAAGTCAACTTCAGCTGAAATTCAAAGAAACCACAATACTGGATGATGCTATGAAAGTGTCCTCAGTGGACACTCTGGTGACCAACCTTATCAGGAAACATCTTCTTCCCTCTGCACTTGTTTGGATTACCTCAAGGCCAGGAGCAGTTCGACGCATCCCTATTAGGTATGTCGATCAGTGGACCGAGGTCAGAGGATTTGATGATCCACAAAAAATAGAGTACTTCAGAAAGAGAGTTGAGGACGAAGCAGTCGCTGAAAAAATAATTGAACACATAACAATGTCACGGAGCCTGTACATTATGTGTCACATACCTATCTTCTGTTGGATTGCTGTACATGTTTTTGAGTATTTGATGCGTAAAATGGAAAACAccaaagatgaaaaccaaaaaataCCCACAACTCTTACTGGGATGTACACAAACTTCCTCTTTATTCAGATGACGATAGCTAATGAAAAGTATGGCGAGCAGGAAGAGCCTGATACAGCAGAGCTCTTTAAGTCAAATGAAGAGTTCATTTTGAAATTAGGCAGGTTGGCTTTTGAACAACTGGAAAAAGGCCGGATCATATTCACTGCTGAAGATCTGAAGAAGTATGACATAGATATAAGGAAAGCTGGAGTTTACTGTGGGTTGTGTACAGCAATATTCAAAGAAGAGAGCGTGTTCTTCACAAAGAAACTTTACTGCTTTGTACATCTGACAGTTCAAGAGTATTTTGCTGCTCTCTTTGTATATCACAgttttgcaaataaaaaaatcgATTCTGAAAGTCTCAAGGATTTCATGCTAAAAGGGTCTGATGAAGAGCTCAAGTCTATCTTGGAAAGTGATCCAGTGGATCTACCTTTGAACGAACTGATTGAAGTTACAATAGCTAATTCGGCTCCTAGAACGACCGGAGAACTGGACATGTTCCTCAGGTTCCTTATTGGCTTGTCTCTACAATCAACACAAGACCTGCTTCAAGGTCTGATTCAACAGACTGAAGAACACTCTGCAAATATTGAAGAAATTCGGTCAAGTCTTTTAGATATAGATTTATATGACTGCTCAGCTGAAAGATGTCTAAACCTTGTCCACTGCCTGACTGAGTTAAAAGACAGTTCCCTACATGATTCAGTACGAAAACATCTAAAACCAAATTGTTTTCCTGAATCACCACTCTCTCCTGTTGAGTGTTCAGCTCTGGCTGACTTGATTCTAATGTCAAACACACCTCTGGATGAATTCAATATCAAGAAATACAGACCATCAGGAAGAGGTATCTTTAGACTTCTTCCAGCTGTGAGAAACTGCAGAAAAGCAAGGTGAGTTGGTGCTTTATGCAAGAATGTTATTAAGTTCAGCAACTCGAGAGCACTGCAATATTTGGGCAGTGCATTGTTCCTCCTCCTGTGCTCCTATGAACAGTCAACTTGATAAGCAAGCTTATCAGTAAGCTTTAACGTAAGGGACTAAGTAACGTCCTAACAACAATAATACAATAAAGcagtaaatttaaattaaatataataaaaaaaatgaaaggaaactGAAGAAGAATTGTAATGTTTCGAAATAAGGGTAAATTCTTCTCCTGAAATTGTTGCTGTATGGTTCTGAGGACTGAGACTCAGGTGGAGCGCAGGATTTATTCAGAAAAGATATGTTTTGTTAAAAACTATTTCATTACATGAACCTGAAGTCTGTGTGTAACAACAGACTTTTACGATGTGCAGAACAACACATAACAATATTTACCATCAGATTCTGAGATGTGTGTTAATGAAGATGCTGCTACTGTTCCATATGTGTAAATGTGCCTGTGTACAACCATAAATACTTGAAGTCAATATTGCACATTATAATATTCAAACATTAGTCTAGCACACTAACATAGTCCCATCAAGAGCTGCTTTTTGACAGACGTGGTATCATCAACATCATCAATGTGTTATAAAGAAACATGGAAACCACTGTGTACGCACTGCTGAGAAAAGACACGCAGAAATGGGTACCTTGTATATGTCTTGTAACATGAATCTCTGCTTCCTTTCCTCTTATCCTCCATATTGAGTTTGGCTTTGTTTCAGTAAAACACCAGTATTATTGTACTGTAGGAATATGTGGGCATAGGCTCCAAGCACTCAGAGTGAGGACCAGATAAAGAGTTACAGAACACATCCTGAGTTTTAGCACTGTGCTCACAGCTTTGAGCCATCCAGTTACGCAATTGTACTGATAACATTTCCCTCTCtcatttcaaaaaacacaagacacaCGTTTCATCTTAAATTCAGCACAATTTACAGGAAATTGCTGACCTCAAACCTCAGTAATTCACCTTCGTAGGAGTTAAAATCTTTACTTAGAGAGATAATAATGAAGCAGAAGAGTTGCACTCATTGGTGCACGCTAACTTTCTTGATACatctttttacatttacaaacttTAGCTTGTCTGTCTAAAAATGACTACAGCTGGTCAAAGTCAGACTGTGATTGTTTGGTGTTACGACCCCCTCTGCTAGGCGACAGGAGGGGAGTAACATAAACAAGCCCCCacacaaaaactgaataaaataacAGGTTTTATTACAAACTTTAAACGGAAAACTGACAGGACTGTTCAACAGACAAACAATTAACACAACGGGCAAACAATTaacacataaagaaaaaaacagtcaagAGTAAAAGCTAAGGGTTAACTAGGGCAAGCTGGCggcacaaaataaaagctaagggTTAACTAAAGCAAGCCAGCATCACAAAACTCTAATGAAACTAAGTTCAGCTGTATACCAGGTTTAACAGACAAAGTGCAACACAGCGAACAGGTTTAGTAAACAAAGTTCAAACGCGAGGCAGACGAGGAGGACACTGCATGTTCACTTCTGAGCAGCAGTCCCCGCAGTGTGAGGGATCTTCAGCCTTTCATACCCACAGGTGCACACAATCAGCCAGTCATTTCCTCTTGGAGTGTCATGGGATCTCCAGGCAGCCAATCGTCCACGTGGTCTGGCACACTTTAATCTGCATAAAAGAAGGCTGGCACGGGTCTCCCAGTAACCAATCCCCCACGAGTCATAGCACACTTGGATTTGCATGAACAAAAAAACGCAGTCTCACTCCCTCCAAGGCCCAGGGCCGTAACACCCCTCCccttaaaatacaaaactagGTTTTGTATACACAGACTTCACAGttcatgacagaaaataaaacaagtcaTACTCACAACCGGGAGAGGCCATCAGCAAGTACattttctgttccttttatatGCCAAATCTCTAAGTTGTACTCTTGCAGCAGCAGGGCCCATCGCATGAGGCGTTTATTGTGGCTAAACATCCGGGCAAGAAATACAAGAGGATTATGATCAGTGTACACTGCAATGGGTAATGTGCCGGACCCCAAGTAAACATGGAAGTGCTAGCAACAGAGCCAATGGTTGGTCAACGGCTGGAGAAGTTTTTGCAGAAGTACCTGTAATAACCCACCATTCCCAGGAATCTGTGCAACTCCCGCCGGGTAGTAGGCGTGGGATACTCCATAATTACTGCAACCTTGGCGTTAAGAGGTCGCACCTGCCCACGTCCCACCTCTCTGCCCAAGTACGTCACTGTGGCCTTAGCGAATTCACATTTAGCTAGATTGAGGGTTAAGGAGGCCTGAGCTAAATGGTGGAATACTTGGCGCAGAGTGTACAAATGGTCCGACCATGTTTTAGTGTATATTACCAGATCATCTAGGTAAGCACTACAGTTGGAGAGGCCATAGAGGACCTTATTCACCAATCTCTGAAACGTCGCGGGTGCATTACACATCCCAAATGCCATGACAGTGTACTGCAAAAAGGTGTCAGGCGTTACAAAAAGCTGAAATGGTAGAAGCACGCTTGGTTAAGGGGACCTGCCAATAACCTTTGAGGAGGTCTAATTTAGTCACA includes:
- the LOC134626034 gene encoding NACHT, LRR and PYD domains-containing protein 12-like isoform X3 encodes the protein MGSLWSAHCCAKKEENSCEQDNISTAEKSEESSLLPVGQQRGGNTVNETWEEPSCTHAQEISGKNDCSENNNDTAELSALSPCLSASAVTEKKDADLVDKNRSKLIQSVTLVMPISDELRQRGMIHPEIYNKIKAAGTSQDQMRELYNSLTTPEVKSAFYGILKEIEPQACETEDVIKEVIKKNKEYLRQKCQWELEGTGKSRKDEKSLDKIYTELHVIQGESEHVNKQHEIWEIEDKARNQTFEGTKIDSNDIFKHEKDDKEVKAIQTVMTKGIAGIGKTVSVKKFILDWADGKANQDLDFIFMFPFRELNLVQDDQISFENLVKTFHPELKTIAVARALAERKVLFIFDGLDESQLQLKFKETTILDDAMKVSSVDTLVTNLIRKHLLPSALVWITSRPGAVRRIPIRYVDQWTEVRGFDDPQKIEYFRKRVEDEAVAEKIIEHITMSRSLYIMCHIPIFCWIAVHVFEYLMRKMENTKDENQKIPTTLTGMYTNFLFIQMTIANEKYGEQEEPDTAELFKSNEEFILKLGRLAFEQLEKGRIIFTAEDLKKYDIDIRKAGVYCGLCTAIFKEESVFFTKKLYCFVHLTVQEYFAALFVYHSFANKKIDSESLKDFMLKGSDEELKSILESDPVDLPLNELIEVTIANSAPRTTGELDMFLRFLIGLSLQSTQDLLQGLIQQTEEHSANIEEIRSSLLDIDLYDCSAERCLNLVHCLTELKDSSLHDSVRKHLKPNCFPESPLSPVECSALADLILMSNTPLDEFNIKKYRPSGRGIFRLLPAVRNCRKASLSGNGLSETQCENLASAIKSIISNLKELELSDNILRDSLLSVLSTGLGCTNLENLRLNRNCRIAEICEKLVTAFTSSTCYLKELELSYTDLKDSEMESLSDGLKNTNCRLEALSLSHNKLTEKSCETLASVLSFRASHLKDLDLSYNDLQDSGVIALCNALTKPHCGLKTLRLSFCKVTQRGGSSLVSALDSNYCSLKDLDLSFNNLSEEVVKLLNEKKRDTCCSLENVNVDHNEECWVDLKLLRQYDCDLTLDPNTAGVNIILTKENKMAEYVQEKQPYPDHPDRFALDQVLCEEGLTGRHYWEVECLWADVGVAYKSIDRVGDSSSEFSFGKNEKSWCWMNDDVFSHNNTCLTFLKSTPLRCTIGMYLDWPAGILSFFEVSADTVTHLYTVHTTFTEPLHPGFYLDQSGSIYLCKQRKGENFR
- the LOC134626034 gene encoding NACHT, LRR and PYD domains-containing protein 3-like isoform X1, translated to MGSLWSAHCCAKKEENSCEQDNISTAEKSEESSLLPVGQQRGGNTVNETWEEPSCTHAQEISGKNDCSENNNDTAELSALSPCLSASAVTEKKDADLVDKNRSKLIQSVTLVMPISDELRQRGMIHPEIYNKIKAAGTSQDQMRELYNSLTTPEVKSAFYGILKEIEPQACETEDVIKEVIKKNKEYLRQKCQWELEGTGKSRKDEKSLDKIYTELHVIQGESEHVNKQHEIWEIEDKARNQTFEGTKIDSNDIFKHEKDDKEVKAIQTVMTKGIAGIGKTVSVKKFILDWADGKANQDLDFIFMFPFRELNLVQDDQISFENLVKTFHPELKTIAVARALAERKVLFIFDGLDESQLQLKFKETTILDDAMKVSSVDTLVTNLIRKHLLPSALVWITSRPGAVRRIPIRYVDQWTEVRGFDDPQKIEYFRKRVEDEAVAEKIIEHITMSRSLYIMCHIPIFCWIAVHVFEYLMRKMENTKDENQKIPTTLTGMYTNFLFIQMTIANEKYGEQEEPDTAELFKSNEEFILKLGRLAFEQLEKGRIIFTAEDLKKYDIDIRKAGVYCGLCTAIFKEESVFFTKKLYCFVHLTVQEYFAALFVYHSFANKKIDSESLKDFMLKGSDEELKSILESDPVDLPLNELIEVTIANSAPRTTGELDMFLRFLIGLSLQSTQDLLQGLIQQTEEHSANIEEIRSSLLDIDLYDCSAERCLNLVHCLTELKDSSLHDSVRKHLKPNCFPESPLSPVECSALADLILMSNTPLDEFNIKKYRPSGRGIFRLLPAVRNCRKARISGLNLSVWEYKTIVSALRMPRSVLTELHLVNNTFCSRDDEGAEILIDGLRNCQCKLKTLSLSGNGLSETQCENLASAIKSIISNLKELELSDNILRDSLLSVLSTGLGCTNLENLRLNRNCRIAEICEKLVTAFTSSTCYLKELELSYTDLKDSEMESLSDGLKNTNCRLEALSLSHNKLTEKSCETLASVLSFRASHLKDLDLSYNDLQDSGVIALCNALTKPHCGLKTLRLSFCKVTQRGGSSLVSALDSNYCSLKDLDLSFNNLSEEVVKLLNEKKRDTCCSLENVNVDHNEECWVDLKLLRQYDCDLTLDPNTAGVNIILTKENKMAEYVQEKQPYPDHPDRFALDQVLCEEGLTGRHYWEVECLWADVGVAYKSIDRVGDSSSEFSFGKNEKSWCWMNDDVFSHNNTCLTFLKSTPLRCTIGMYLDWPAGILSFFEVSADTVTHLYTVHTTFTEPLHPGFYLDQSGSIYLCKQRKGENFR
- the LOC134626034 gene encoding NACHT, LRR and PYD domains-containing protein 3-like isoform X2 — its product is MGSLWSAHCCAKKEENSCEQDNISTAEKSEESSLLPVGQQRGGNTVNETWEEPSCTHAQEISGKNDCSENNNDTAELSALSPCLSASAVTEKKDADLVDKNRSKLIQSVTLVMPISDELRQRGMIHPEIYNKIKAAGTSQDQMRELYNSLTTPEVKSAFYGILKEIEPQACEKDVIKEVIKKNKEYLRQKCQWELEGTGKSRKDEKSLDKIYTELHVIQGESEHVNKQHEIWEIEDKARNQTFEGTKIDSNDIFKHEKDDKEVKAIQTVMTKGIAGIGKTVSVKKFILDWADGKANQDLDFIFMFPFRELNLVQDDQISFENLVKTFHPELKTIAVARALAERKVLFIFDGLDESQLQLKFKETTILDDAMKVSSVDTLVTNLIRKHLLPSALVWITSRPGAVRRIPIRYVDQWTEVRGFDDPQKIEYFRKRVEDEAVAEKIIEHITMSRSLYIMCHIPIFCWIAVHVFEYLMRKMENTKDENQKIPTTLTGMYTNFLFIQMTIANEKYGEQEEPDTAELFKSNEEFILKLGRLAFEQLEKGRIIFTAEDLKKYDIDIRKAGVYCGLCTAIFKEESVFFTKKLYCFVHLTVQEYFAALFVYHSFANKKIDSESLKDFMLKGSDEELKSILESDPVDLPLNELIEVTIANSAPRTTGELDMFLRFLIGLSLQSTQDLLQGLIQQTEEHSANIEEIRSSLLDIDLYDCSAERCLNLVHCLTELKDSSLHDSVRKHLKPNCFPESPLSPVECSALADLILMSNTPLDEFNIKKYRPSGRGIFRLLPAVRNCRKARISGLNLSVWEYKTIVSALRMPRSVLTELHLVNNTFCSRDDEGAEILIDGLRNCQCKLKTLSLSGNGLSETQCENLASAIKSIISNLKELELSDNILRDSLLSVLSTGLGCTNLENLRLNRNCRIAEICEKLVTAFTSSTCYLKELELSYTDLKDSEMESLSDGLKNTNCRLEALSLSHNKLTEKSCETLASVLSFRASHLKDLDLSYNDLQDSGVIALCNALTKPHCGLKTLRLSFCKVTQRGGSSLVSALDSNYCSLKDLDLSFNNLSEEVVKLLNEKKRDTCCSLENVNVDHNEECWVDLKLLRQYDCDLTLDPNTAGVNIILTKENKMAEYVQEKQPYPDHPDRFALDQVLCEEGLTGRHYWEVECLWADVGVAYKSIDRVGDSSSEFSFGKNEKSWCWMNDDVFSHNNTCLTFLKSTPLRCTIGMYLDWPAGILSFFEVSADTVTHLYTVHTTFTEPLHPGFYLDQSGSIYLCKQRKGENFR